A single genomic interval of Asterias amurensis chromosome 1, ASM3211899v1 harbors:
- the LOC139935531 gene encoding atlastin-1-like produces the protein MPPIPDQFGEPLQIVSNSEDQGFELKEDVLEQVLLDKRVRDKKVCVLSVAGAFRKGKSFLLDFLLRYLVKQGASDWLGRDDEPLKGFSWRGGSERETTGIWIWSKVFLCPGPDGEEIAVLLMDTQGAFDSESTVKDCATVFALSTMTSSVQVYNLTQNIQEDDLHHLQLFTEYGRLAMEDSSNKPFQSLMFLVRDWSYPYEYDYGAEGGNLVLEKRIKQTGSKHEELRQVRRHIHACFEKISCFLMPHPGMAVARNREFDGRLSAIDSEFKEQLTKLAPMLLSDEGLLMKKINGTKVTCRALLEYFKAYMKIYQGNELPEPKTMLQATAEANNLAAVASAKDKFVKDIEEVCGGDKPYLSPEELEKHHDRIKASAVELFKETRKMGGDEFSEPYCERLIADLDETYEQYMKHNDSKNLFNVARTPITFVVTMIIMYILSGVFGLVGLYSMANFANMLLGLALVLLTTWAYIRYSGKYSNVGVYIDTLAEFIWVQIFGPVYKKAMSQKKKQDKKKK, from the exons ATGCCTCCTATACCGGACCAGTTTGGTGAGCCGCTACAGATAGTGTCCAACTCCGAAGACCAAGGATTTGAACTGAAAGAAGATGTCCTGGAACAAGTACTACTAGACAAGAGAGTCCGGGATAAGAAAGTATGTGTGCTGTCGGTGGCAGGAGCCTTCCGCAAGGGGAAGTCCTTCCTGCTGGATTTCTTGCTCAGATATCTAGTGAAGCAG GGAGCATCTGACTGGCTAGGACGGGATGATGAGCCACTGAAAGGGTTTTCATGGCGCGGTGGATCAGAGAGGGAAACTACAGGGATATGGATATGGAGTAAAGTCTTCTTGTGTCCTGGACCAGACGGAGAAGAG ATTGCGGTACTCCTGATGGACACCCAGGGAGCATTTGACAGTGAATCCACCGTCAAAGACTGTGCTACTGTCTTTGCACTTAGCACCATGACTAGCTCTGTTCAG GTATACAACCTCACCCAGAACATCCAGGAAGATGATCTTCATCATCTGCAACTCTTCACTGAGTATGGACGCTTAGCTATGGAAGACAGCAGCAACAAACCATTCCAG TCGTTGATGTTTCTGGTAAGGGATTGGAGCTACCCTTATGAATATGACTACGGAGCCGAAGGAGGAAATCTAGTCTTGGAAAAGAGAATTAAG CAAACGGGAAGCAAACACGAAGAACTCCGCCAAGTTCGTCGTCACATCCACGCTTGCTTTGAGAAGATCAGCTGTTTCCTGATGCCCCACCCTGGTATGGCCGTTGCACGCAATAGAGAATTTGATGGCCGATTGTCAG CAATTGATAGCGAATTCAAAGAACAGTTGACTAAACTAGCGCCTATGCTACTCTCTGACGAAGGACTCCTAATGAAGAAAATCAACGGAACTAAAGTGACATGTCGAGCCCTCTTAGAATACTTCAAG GCATATATGAAGATATACCAAGGGAATGAGTTACCGGAACCTAAAACGATGCTACAG GCTACAGCAGAGGCCAACAATCTAGCAGCAGTGGCCAGCGCCAAAGACAAATTCGTCAAAGATATCGAAGAG GTTTGCGGCGGTGATAAGCCATACCTGAGTCCTGAGGAGTTAGAGAAGCACCATGACCGCATAAAGGCCAGCGCCGTGGAGCTATTCAAAGAGACACGCAAAATGGGCGGCGACGAGTTCAGCGAGCCCTACTGCGAACGCCTCATTGCCGACCTAGACGAAACCTACGAACAATACATGAAGCATAACGACAGTAAAAACCTGTTCAATGTAGCCCGTACACCCATCACGTTTGTGGTGACCATGATAATAATGTACATTCTCTCAGGGGTATTTGGACTGGTTGGACTCTATTCCATGGCCAATTTTGCCAACATGTTACTGGGTCTAGCGCTGGTGCTCCTGACGACTTGGGCCTACATCCGATACAGCGGCAAGTACAGTAATGTTGGAGTGTACATTGACACCCTAGCAGAGTTCATATGGGTCCAG ATATTTGGGCCAGTCTACAAGAAGGCAATgagtcaaaagaaaaagcaagacaagaagaagaaataG